CACGGAGTCGAAGGCCTACGCGTCGTCGACGCATCCGTCATGCCCACCATCACCAACGGCAACATCTACGCACCCACCATGATGATCGCCGAAAAAGCAGCCGACCTCATCGCCGGAAACACCCCACTACCCCCCGAACACGCACCCGTCTACCTCGCCAAACACGACATGCCCATCTACCCCGACGGCGATGCACGCAACAACGGATGGGACGCCCGCCGCGACCTCCCCTCCGCCGCAGAACTAGCAGCCAAACAGCAGGGAGAAAACCAGTGACCGTTCCCCTCACACCGGGGAACACACTCACCAGCAAGATCAAAAACGCCGGAGTCCAATGGCCCGTATTCATCGCCTCCAGCGTGGTGATCCTCGTCATTGCACTCTGGGCCATCCTTGACACGACGCGTGCCGGGGCCATCCTCGGCACCGTCGTGGCCTGGACAGGGAAATGGTTCGGCTGGTTCTACGTAGGACTAGCCGCATTCAGCCTCCTATTCGTGTTGATCCTCGCGACATCCGGAAAAACCGGCCGCATCAAACTCGGCCCCGACACCTCCAAACCCGAATACACCTTCTTCGCCTGGGCCTCCATGCTCTTCGCAGCAGGAATCGGTACCGACCTCATGTTTTTCTCGGTCGCCGAACCCGTCGCCCAATACCTCGCACCACCGGCAACCCAGCCACAAACCGTGCAAGCAGCGAAAGAAGCCACCGTATGGACCCTGTTCCACTACGGAATTATCGGATGGGGAATGTACGCCCTCATGGGCATGGCACTGGGCTACTTCGCACACCGCAAAGGACTACCCCTAGCTGTGCGATCAGCCCTACACCCCATGTTCGGCAAACGCCTCGCCGGCGCCCCCGGCCACGCAGTCGACACCGCCGCCATCGTCGGCACCATCTTCGGCGTAGCCACCACCCTGGGAATCGGAGTCGTCCAACTCAACGTCGGACTCGAAATCATGTTCGGCATCCGCCAAGGACTGCCCGCACAAATCGTCCTCGTTGTCATCGCCGTCGGAGTAGCCACCATCTCGGCCACCTCCGGCGTCGACAAAGGCATCCGAATCCTGTCCCAACTCAACGTGCTCCTCGCACTCTTCCTTGCCTTCTACGTCCTGGCAGCAGGCAAGACAGACTTCCTCCTCAACTCTCTAGTCATGAATATCGGCGACTTCGTCTCCATGTTCCCCGGCATGGCAATGGGCACCCTCGCCTACAACGACGCCAGAGAATGGATGAACGCCTGGACACTGTTCTTCTGGGCCTGGTGGATCGCCTGGGCCAGCTTCGTCGGCATGTTCCTCGCCCGCATCTCCCGCGGACGAACCATCCGCGAATTCGTCATCGGCACACTCACCCTGCCCTTCGCCTACATCCTCATGTGGGTATCCATCTTCGGCAACGCAGCCATCGACAGAATCCGCAGCGGAGACAGCGCCTTCGGACAACAAGCACTCAAAGTCCCCGAATACGGGTTCTACGCCCTGCTGCAGCAATACCCAGCAGCGTTCTTCATCGTGGGGCTCGCCACCATCGTCGGACTGCTCTTC
This region of Dermatophilus congolensis genomic DNA includes:
- the betT gene encoding choline BCCT transporter BetT, which encodes MTVPLTPGNTLTSKIKNAGVQWPVFIASSVVILVIALWAILDTTRAGAILGTVVAWTGKWFGWFYVGLAAFSLLFVLILATSGKTGRIKLGPDTSKPEYTFFAWASMLFAAGIGTDLMFFSVAEPVAQYLAPPATQPQTVQAAKEATVWTLFHYGIIGWGMYALMGMALGYFAHRKGLPLAVRSALHPMFGKRLAGAPGHAVDTAAIVGTIFGVATTLGIGVVQLNVGLEIMFGIRQGLPAQIVLVVIAVGVATISATSGVDKGIRILSQLNVLLALFLAFYVLAAGKTDFLLNSLVMNIGDFVSMFPGMAMGTLAYNDAREWMNAWTLFFWAWWIAWASFVGMFLARISRGRTIREFVIGTLTLPFAYILMWVSIFGNAAIDRIRSGDSAFGQQALKVPEYGFYALLQQYPAAFFIVGLATIVGLLFYVTSADSGALVMANLSSTRVTPRTDAQPWLRIFWAAVTALLTIGILMVGGIPALQNATIIMGLPFAIVVLLVMVGLWKALADEGRRIESRHRVVEPSILGSSTMVRQRPSWRSRMSKAFNTVSRRRAEEYLNRVVIPALEDVATAFRDEGTTAEVVSGEDEDMSLIDAGDEPTRYVALVAQCGEEETFRYRVSIRTVAAPSYGRALDVEDVTTRLEVNGISDEPYDVFGYSTDELRHDILDHYERYVDFRRIYEIESSIT